catgtcagaggagagCAAGTGGCAACTGAAGTTCAGGTGTTAGCTCACCTGATGGGTGAATCTCGGATAGGCCAGGCCCTGTGACCACAGActccagaatgtcttttgcttctgctgtgcccttACATGTTTGCCgctgccatctttctctggtatctggcatggtgtgaatgggtgtggggagatcccCACTGCTGTAATGTAGTGTTTTTATCTAcagggcatttttacctgtggattattgtGAAGAGGATGTTTAAAGCTGCActgtctaattgataataataatgttagtttaaatagagttttgatgattaaaaataaatacaaagaaatgtcACACAGTTAGGGCCTATGAGTTTCACCCAGGAAGCCACGTAGATCGCAGTTGAGGtcaatgattgaggaaaacaaTTGAGTCCCTTGGAGCCAGGCTGGCTTGAATTctttttaatcttaatgttgAAGAATGGATTCACAGGTTTTGATGTGTATCACAGCTGAATCAAAGCCTCAGAATAACTTCAGATTAGATTAGATGTTTGGATAATAGTTTGAGATTAAAAACCCTAAAAGACAATCTAAAGTTCACAAGGACACAGCTGAGTCATAGATTCTTTAGGTTAGGGTCACAAATACAATACTAGCTGACACACTCTCCTTGCTAGGATTGGTTGGTGATCAAAGATGATGATTAACTCCTTGTACCCATTTttgccctcaatctcctgataaaaaaagaaattgacgAGCGGGTATATTCCCTAAGATTTAAAGTGGAGCTGACTGTTTTACATGTATAGAAGTTTAGGCTTGTGACTCCTTTAAGATTCctcataaaattacttttcaaggtaagtaataaagtgattgattctttctttgtaactgtaAAATACAGCCTGACAGCAAAAGAAATGGCTGAGAAAAATACCCTGCTTGCACACTCTGTTCATCTATAACAAGTTACTTACATATAAATGTAAGTGGATTCTTGGGATGACTTTGTTGTAATAATATAAGGAAGATGAAAAACACATTTTCCCATATTCATTATAATTATTCACTTGGAAAATAGATGTGACCACATTTTAATTTCTATATTGCCTAAAAGATTTTTGTTGGGGGTATATAAgctatagaataaaaataaagagacagaATGCAGAATCAGaatacaaaagaagaataaagaataaagaaaaggtctGAAGAAACCATccagagagtgtgtgagtgtcttTTCCCTTGCCTCTTCAGATAAAAAGTCTTAGTACACAGACCCTGTGGATTCCCTTTGAGCCCTGCGCCACTGGAGGCTGGTCCCCCAGGCAGCAAAACACGGAGGCACCTGTACCTCAGCAAAGGCCTCCATGGGACCTTGTCACATGACACCAAGGTAATGTGTCCATGATGAAGTGGCTTCCGCTGCTCCTGTTGCTAAGTGGACTCAGGAGTCCCTGTAGAGACACTGCCTTTATCTCCCTGACCAGTTTATCCCCTTTGCTCTGCCCCTGTAACTCCAGGAGACAATTCTCCAAGTCCCTCAGCAAAGGGGAGGCCACATTTGCCCAGATTTGGACATCACATCCTTCCATCTCCTGTGGACACCTCCCCTCACCACTCTAGGGTGCTGTGGTCACTCCAGGCTTATGGCCATGACCATCCCATGGTACACCATGCCTCGTCCTCCATCTGTAGGTGGGCAGCCTGAGGCATTCTGGTGCTTGCTCAGCCTCCCTGAGGACATGGGTGGGCAGGAAGACAGGATGCCCAGACTTCCCTACAGTGGACCTTCTCAGTGCTGAGCTGGAGGCCAGAGTCCCCTGCTCTACACCACACACAATGGTGGACACTGGCAGCAGGCTGGGGGGCTTATTCAGAGCCCAAGTGCTGCTCAGAGTGGTGACCAGTGTGCAGAGGTTCTGCTGCCCACAAGACCTGGAAGTGGCCAGCAGCAAAAGACAGGCACTTCAGAACATGTCTGATGACTCCCATACCCCACTGCTGCTGATACAGAGAGAATGGAAGGGCACAGGTCCAGAATCAGGTGTAGACCTCACAGAGTCCGGTACAAAGCCCAGAGCTAGATGCATAGCCCAGCGGTAGGTAGAGGCTCAGGAGTGGGGTGAAGGCCCCGGAGTCAGGTGCAAGTCCCAGGGACAGGTGTAGAGCCCAGAGCCAGGTGCAGGTCCTGGAGCCAGGTGCAGAGACCAGTGAGTGTCAGGTGTAGAGCCCAGAGGCTTCCGAGCCAGTTTTCTGTATGACAGTTACCACGGAGATGGAATGGTACAGAAAAGGTTTTATTGGGGCTCAGAGGCTAAGAATAACACAGCTGATAGCAGGATCAAGCCAGCCAGATTGGGGGTGGGTAAGGTGGGGCAGCCAGCATGTCCAGGATCTGAGTCAGGAGAGTAGCTGGGGGACACTCAGGCTCTAGACCTGGGTGGGCTGGTGAAGGAAGGGTGAGGGTGGGTGGGTCCAGAAGGCCCAGCAAGGCCCAGCAGAACCATGGGTCAGGAAAGACAGATGCTAATCCAGTTCTCAGCTAGACAGTCAGCAGCATGAGGAGGAAGCCCCACAGCAGACGGGCTCACAGCAGACCGGCTCGCAGCAGACCGGCTCGCAgcagacaggcacacagcaggaTGGCTGGCAGGGGGAGCAGGTGCAACAAGCTGGCTGGCAGTCAGAGCAGATGGAGACACAGCAGACAGGCTTGCAGCAGACAGGCTTGCAGCAGACAGGCACACAGCATGAGGGCTGGCAGCATGAGGGTgtgcagcagctgctgcaggcAGATTGGCAGCAGGGACTAGACCCACAGCTAACTGGGGTGCAGATGAGGGTCAGGCAGGGGGATGGGGTACAGcagctggggacacagcagctgggctggcagcagctgggagcacaGCAGCTGGGAGCACAGCAGCTAGGCTCACAGCAGCTCTCTGGGCAGTCATCCACCTGCCAGGAGGAGTTGGTGCAAGCGTcagagcagacagacatggtggaggcgGCCATGGTGGGgtaggctgggagctgggagtgtatgagtgtgttgtgtgagtgtgtgtgagtggtgagtgtgtgtgaggtgctCTGGGCTCTGGGCTTTTATCCCCCAGGTGTGTTTTGCTGCAGGAGGCTCTGCATCCTTCCCCTTCCTTGTTGTTCAGTCTGGAGCGTGCTCTGCAGAGCACAGTTGTAAACTGCCCTGCCGGTCACTCTGCTTGGGCCTGTGCCTGGGGGACACCTGGACATGGCCTCCCTGGGCTGTCTGCATTCTCCACCTGGTGGCCACCTGTCAGCATTTTGGAGAAGACTCTTGGCTCTGAGGATACATTCTGTGTCCCTAGCCTCTGACCTCAGTGGGGTGACCTGGGTGGCCTGTGACTGGGAAAAAAGAGGCAGGCGTCCTGCTTTGGAGCAGGTAGTGAGGACATCCAATGACATTTCCAGGGATGGATCAGATGTAGGCAGTCAGCCAAGGGTCTCTTGGAGACGAAGATGGTCACTGAAGCCCAGTCTGGGCTCCTAGGCATTTGGAGCCCACACTGAGTCTGACCTAGCTGGACATCAATGTCCTCCTGGAGTCCGGGGTCACTTGTTCTGGGTGAACAGACAGGCTGCAGGAAGCAGGCGTGGACTAAAGTGACATGGAGTTCATGGTACGGGGATGACCCGTGCCAGGGAGGTGAGCtggggagagctgaccctgattCCCAGATGCCCGTCTCAGGCATACCTCTCCTGCATCCCAGTGCCCTCTTGCCCTCTCTCGTCGGGTGCAGAGTAGCGCCGTGGGCAGAGAGACAGTGTTCAGACCTCACACAGTTGAGTCTCTCGGGAATGGAAGCCTCCTTAGAGTCCTCAGCTGGCATGAGAAAGGGGTGAGCAGGGTCACCATCACCAGAACTTCCCATGCTGTCCAGTAAAGTGACAAACCAAGAATCGCGATGATAATGAGCTAGTTCAGTGTCTGTGGGTGAGACCCCTCCACTAGCTACTGAGTTGCCTGTCTGCGGAACGGCTCTGCCCTTGTTCACAAGGGGCCAGGTCAAGAGAGATTCTGAGCACCCAGtagtccccccaccccctcaccgAGGCAACTGCAGGGACATGGTGAGGACAGAGGGAAGCTGAAGCCACCAGCGTAAAACACCCATGAGACTCTGAGACGGTGCCAAAGGTGTGTGCAGAGCTCTAAACCAGAGCACATGCTTGCTCCCTGAGCAGACTCAGGACATGATGCTCCCAGGGTGTAGGGCTTCCGTAGCTTTTATTTGGCTTAAGCCATTTGGGTTTTGACTGAAGTTCCACCCAAACCCAAGTGGTTTTTCTACACACTCATCGCATTCCCTACTCCATAACTGTCAGTCACAGCGCTCTGTGGTCACCCACAGGAGACACCATGGACTCAGCTCACTGTGAGACACACCTAGCAGAGCCCAAGGAGTGTAAGCAAGGGGACAGCAGCCATAGGGAGCCAGGAGCAGCATTTGTGGAAGCTTGGTGCCGTGACCTGAGGGCAGGGAATCACAGTGCACAGACTTGAATGGCAGATTCAGGGATGGTCTGTGGGATGCCC
The nucleotide sequence above comes from Microtus pennsylvanicus isolate mMicPen1 chromosome 7, mMicPen1.hap1, whole genome shotgun sequence. Encoded proteins:
- the LOC142853641 gene encoding uncharacterized protein LOC142853641 isoform X1, coding for MAASTMSVCSDACTNSSWQVDDCPESCCEPSCCAPSCCAPSCCQPSCCVPSCCTPSPCLTLICTPVSCGSSPCCQSACSSCCTPSCCQPSCCVPVCCKPVCCKPVCCVSICSDCQPACCTCSPCQPSCCVPVCCEPVCCEPVCCEPVCCGASSSCCKESCCEPSCCAPSCCQPSCCQSSCCVPSCCQTSCCSSCAPSCCQQSSCQPACCTCSPCQPSCVTLCCKPVCCTPICSGSSSCCQSSCCVPVCCKPCSSVSLLCRPVCRPACCVPSSSCCASSCQPSCCKPCSSMSLICRPACSSQACCGQKSSC